One genomic segment of Salarias fasciatus chromosome 8, fSalaFa1.1, whole genome shotgun sequence includes these proteins:
- the LOC115393499 gene encoding nicotinate-nucleotide pyrophosphorylase [carboxylating] gives MSSPQHLAAHSLPRHALTRLAQDWLAEDTPGLDPAGVCVGSAEVEARLLCKSPGTVLAGSPFFTAVFTQVGCTVDWIHRDGDRIGPDAITLTAVVRGPARCLLLGERPALNCLARASGIATRCARLRAAAKAAGWHGEVAGTRKTTPGFRLVEKYAMLVGGASTHRYDLSGMVMLKDNHIWASGSISEAVSAARSVCGFSSKIEVECGSAEEGREAAGAGADVVMLDNLQPQELHAAARTLKDQFPALLIEASGGVTPENLALYFSPHVDVVSLGCITQGCPVADFSLKIQKSGGDSKLLISNQTCKQ, from the exons ATGTCCTCACCCCAACACCTGGCGGCCCACTCGCTTCCCCGGCACGCCCTGACCCGGCTGGCTCAGGACTGGCTGGCCGAGGACACGCCCGGCTTGGACCCGGCGGGCGTGTGCGTGGGGTCGGCGGAGGTGGAGGCCCGGCTGCTGTGTAAGAGCCCCGGCACCGTGCTGGCAGGAAGCCCCTTCTTCACGGCCGTGTTCACCCAGGTGGGCTGCACCGTGGACTGGATCCACCGGGACGGGGACCGGATCG GTCCAGACGCGATCACCCTGACCGCTGTGGTGCGAGGCCCGGCGAGGTGCCTCCTCCTCGGGGAGCGTCCGGCTCTGAACTGCCTGGCCCGGGCGTCCGGGATCGCCACCCGCTGCGCCCGGCTCCGGGCCGCGGCCAAAGCGGCGGGATGGCACGGAGAAGTGGCCGGCACGCGGAAGACCACTCCCGGCTTTCGGCTGGTGGAGAAGTACGCCATGCTGGTGGGCGGCGCGTCCACGCACAGGTATGACCTGAGCGGGATGGTGATGCTGAAAGACAACCACATCTGGGCGTCGGGGAGCATCTCGGAG GCTGTGAGCGCGGCCCGCTCGGTGTGCGGCTTCAGCAGTAAGATCGAGGTGGAGTGCGGCTCCGCAGAGGAGGGCCGGGAGGCGGCCGGCGCCGGGGCCGACGTCGTGATGCTGGACAACCTCCAACCTCAG GAGCTCCACGCCGCGGCGCGAACACTGAAAGACCAGTTCCCGGCGCTCCTCATCGAAGCCAGCGGCGGAGTGACTCCAGAAAACCTCGCCTTGTATTTCTCCCCACATGTTGACGTCGTTTCTCTGGGCTGCATCACGCAGGGATGTCCCGTCGCAGACTTCTCGctcaaaatacaaaaatcagGGGGTGACTCCAAACTTCTCATCTCAAATCAGACGTGCAAACAATGA